Proteins found in one Sulfurirhabdus autotrophica genomic segment:
- the phoU gene encoding phosphate signaling complex protein PhoU, whose product MQEHIFKQFDADLEAVRSQVLKMGGLVEEQIIHAIDALATGNTELADQVIANDHRVNALEVAIDEDCSHIIARRQPTAGDLRIVMMIVKTITDLERIGDEAAKIARMTKLIYSKDAVSAPRFLEIKHMGNLVLEMLRKSLDAFARLEVSSAGQIARQDIQVDEEFRLVLRHLITFMMEDPRTISVAIDILFAAKAIERMGDHAKNMSEYVVYMVKGKDVRHTTPEEIEREVLG is encoded by the coding sequence ATGCAAGAACATATATTTAAACAATTTGACGCAGATCTCGAGGCGGTACGCTCCCAGGTATTGAAAATGGGTGGCTTGGTAGAAGAGCAGATCATTCATGCGATTGATGCCTTAGCCACTGGCAATACCGAGCTTGCTGATCAGGTGATCGCTAACGACCATCGGGTGAATGCGCTTGAAGTTGCGATCGACGAAGATTGCAGCCACATTATTGCCCGCCGTCAACCGACTGCCGGTGATCTCCGTATCGTCATGATGATTGTAAAAACCATCACAGATCTGGAACGGATTGGCGATGAAGCGGCAAAAATTGCCCGGATGACCAAGCTGATTTATTCAAAAGATGCCGTTTCTGCACCAAGATTCCTGGAAATTAAACACATGGGGAATCTGGTACTGGAAATGCTGCGAAAATCGCTGGATGCTTTCGCACGTCTTGAAGTTTCAAGTGCAGGTCAAATTGCGCGCCAAGACATACAGGTCGATGAGGAATTCAGGCTGGTTTTACGCCACCTCATTACATTTATGATGGAAGACCCCCGTACTATCTCTGTTGCCATTGATATTCTGTTTGCTGCCAAAGCCATTGAGCGTATGGGTGACCATGCCAAGAATATGTCAGAATATGTTGTCTATATGGTGAAAGGGAAGGATGTCCGTCATACCACGCCCGAAGAAATCGAACGCGAAGTGCTGGGT
- the rpiA gene encoding ribose-5-phosphate isomerase RpiA — translation MTQDELKQAVARAAIEHIPAGIIGVGTGSTANFFIDELAKIKHKIDGAVASSEATAQRLKSHGIQVIDLNSAGELEVYVDGADEITQHLHMIKGGGGALTREKIVAACSKKFVCIADSTKLVDVLGKFPLPVEVIPMARGHVARELVKLGGQPTLREGFTTDNGNIILDVHNLTILNPVELEAKINQIVGVVTNGLFAMRGADVLLLGSSDGVKTFTA, via the coding sequence ATGACGCAAGATGAATTAAAACAAGCTGTGGCACGTGCCGCAATCGAACATATACCGGCTGGTATTATTGGTGTGGGCACTGGCTCAACCGCTAATTTTTTTATTGATGAACTCGCAAAAATCAAACACAAGATTGATGGTGCAGTTGCCAGTTCAGAAGCCACCGCCCAACGCCTGAAAAGCCATGGGATACAGGTCATCGACCTGAACAGTGCAGGTGAATTGGAAGTCTACGTAGATGGTGCAGACGAAATTACCCAGCACTTGCACATGATCAAAGGCGGCGGGGGTGCATTAACCCGTGAGAAAATCGTGGCCGCTTGCAGCAAAAAATTTGTCTGTATCGCCGACTCCACCAAACTGGTTGACGTGCTGGGTAAATTTCCTTTGCCTGTAGAAGTAATCCCGATGGCACGCGGCCATGTTGCACGCGAACTGGTAAAACTGGGTGGACAACCTACACTAAGAGAAGGCTTTACTACAGATAACGGCAATATCATTCTGGACGTGCATAATCTCACGATTCTCAATCCTGTAGAACTTGAGGCCAAGATCAACCAGATTGTCGGTGTTGTTACCAATGGCCTTTTTGCCATGCGCGGCGCAGATGTATTGCTGCTAGGCTCTTCAGACGGTGTAAAAACTTTCACTGCGTAG